The genomic segment AGGGAACCATCGGAATCTTTCAACCACCCAATAGCCAGCTCACAACGCTTGGCAATATTGTGTATCGATGGCGATAGCTGTTGGGGGCCGATGAACAGCGTGGCCAGGTGGCCTGCTTCCATTGGCAGAATTCGATCGACAACCCCGCATTGCTGTAAGAGATGCCCCACTTCCGTACCGGCAAGCAGGACTAATTCCTGTGTTGGATAATGAGACCGAATCGCCTGCAAGGCTGGAACAGCAAGGAGCACATCACCCAATCCGCCCGGGTGAATGACGAGGACGCTGCACAGGTCGCTTGCCATCACAAGGAAGGATGAATCCCTGAAATTGCAGCCCTTGCGGCTTGCAGATCGGCCGGTGAATTGACGTTCTGAAAGGAGCGCGACTCGGGATCCAGGTCCCTCCACTCTGAGGGCAAGACAATTCTCACGCGCAACGACGGCTCTGAGGCCACCGTCTGAATCTTCAGCTGCCGCGCCTCAGCCCGCTGCTTGAGATAAGGAAGGGTACGCTTTCCGTAGACCGCATGCAGTGGCTGCAAACCGGTTTCCAGCTGCGCTATCACGATATCCGCCTCTTGGTCGCGGGCAAGAAACCACCCAATCATATCCGGGTTCACAAACGGCATATCGCAGGCCACGACAAAGATCCGGCCACGAGACGCTTGCACCAGCCCTGTATAGAGCCCCCCGAGACTGCCGCAATCAGGAATCAGATCACGATGGACTACGCAACCGGGCACATCTAACGCGGGGCTGTCTTGTGCGATGATGACCAATACTTCTGAGAAAACCCGGGACATCACATGGATAGACCGCTCCAGCAGAGTAGCCTCTCCGACCTTCAAAAAGCGTTTGTCTTCACCCATTCGCCGGCTCTTCCCACCGGCCAGGATGACTCCCGTTGCATCTCGTTGAAGCCTCATATTCTCCCAGCCCTCAAAAAGCACGAAGGGGGTGGGTTACCCCACCCCCTTCGCTAGAAACAACCCTCACTCCCAATCAGAGATTAGAGAGTCTTGCCTTTCCGCTTGTTTGCACGGCGGGTCAGGACCCAGGCTTCCAGGATCACGATACCACCGGCAATCACGAACGGATAGATATAGACTTCCTGAGGAATCGGAGGCTGCAAGAAGGTGTAATAGAAGGCCGACACGGCCATCTTCCGTCCTGCATCCCCGTTATGACCGTCCCAGGCAAAGAACACGGTCGGGATGTACTTCCCCATCTCGAACAGCGTGTCTTCGTCATAATCCTGATCCTTCTTGTTGCCAAGCGGACGTTGAATCATGACGTACCAGCGGCCATTCTTCCACTCAGACTTCAGAACCTTCAGGTTCTCTTCATAGCTGTCACGCTCTTCGAAGTCCTTGTCCCAACCGGTACCCTTGAAGGCCCGGATGGATCCATCAG from the Nitrospira sp. genome contains:
- a CDS encoding molybdenum cofactor guanylyltransferase, whose product is MRLQRDATGVILAGGKSRRMGEDKRFLKVGEATLLERSIHVMSRVFSEVLVIIAQDSPALDVPGCVVHRDLIPDCGSLGGLYTGLVQASRGRIFVVACDMPFVNPDMIGWFLARDQEADIVIAQLETGLQPLHAVYGKRTLPYLKQRAEARQLKIQTVASEPSLRVRIVLPSEWRDLDPESRSFQNVNSPADLQAARAAISGIHPSL